The genomic interval CATTTTACATGCAGGCAGTTCCCTGATGTCTAAAGATTAATCTAATACATTTTGTATGTGAAGACACTATGCTATGAAACCATGCAAGAGACTGCTTTATAAAAGTGTAAATATACCTCTAATTAATCTACGTAAAATATCTTCATATGAAGTATACATGAGCAAGCCTAACCACAACTGCTAGATAAAATGTACTCATTGCTGGACTGAAATGTGAAAGCAGACCAGTTTCACAAAACAGAATAGGGCAATGGTTTACTATGTAAAAAATGTACTAGTAAAAGCTTTTAAATCAATGGCTATTCATAATATAAGACAAAGATTATCATTTGACAGATAAATTTACATTCAAAAGTAACACAATCTAAAACCATATTTGTTCCATATGCATATCAAATACTGCAGCTATCACTTATTAGAACTGCTTATACCATGGATGCATTTGTTAGATCAAAGTgtataaaaaaatccatatatatttattcatagaaaGATTATAGAGGTAACAAATAAAGCCATACTTGTCAATATGTCTCTCTTTATAAGGAATGCCCCTCTAGTTTTGACAAatgcaaacaaaataaaaaaaatctcctctCCCAATACCGGTTATTGGAAATGATAGATCACCAATTAAACTGTTAGGGCTTCCCTAAGGCTCAATTGCATCCTCTAATTAAATAATCGAACAAGGCAggcaaagaaacaagcaaagcttTAATGCTATGCTACAGACTGAATGTATTAATGCATATtatcaaaaaaagtttaaagcatTAACTTAGCTTTCAAGATCAAATTTTGTCAAAGCTGCATAATTTAGTGATGATACTCCTGGCCATAAACAGCATGGAAAAGGTAACATTTCTGAAGAATATAGCCATCCCAATTCCAAAGACTAGTTTGCTTCAGCAACAATTCAGCAAGAGGATTTATCAAGTNNNNNNNNNNNNNNNNNNNNNNNNNNNNNNNNNNNNNNNNNNNNNNNNNNNNGCTTGTTACTTGGGCACTAAGTGACCTACCTCTGGCACAGAGTGGTACACAGCCAGCAGTTGTTCTGTACTTTTGGGAGTTCGTGGAGATGAGTCTGAGGTGCCCGTGGTGGTAGTGGCCTCTGAGGTTAGGGAATAATTGGGTctcatataaagataatgatggacaCGGCCCTCACGAAGGTCCCCAGAACTTGATGCTGTAGAAGCCTGAGATGGGCGCCTGGAGCCTCCTGTTAAATGAAGGGTCATGTCCAGATTAGAAACTGCCAGGAGGGGCTGcacaaatggaaaaagagagCANNNNNNNNNNNNNNNNNNNNNNNNNNNNNNNNNNNNCTGCAGCAGAGGCCAACCTGAAGATGTGCCAGATGTCCTGAATCTGTGGGAAATCAATGTGTTAATTTGATCACTAGCAGGTGAAGGGTATACCTAAAATGACTATAGACTTGAAACATGGCTATCCACCATTATCTATTTCTATGAAGTCTACTTCTCATAAGTAGACACTGTATGACAAAGGTATTCTAATCTACATAAATCTTACTTCAtatgttcagaaaaaaagaaaaagctaaatgtctagtaaaggaaaaggagatacaCATCATAAAAACTCTAAAAATTTTACAGTCAATATCTCATCTCTAAAAGCTTTTTATACAATACACTTGATGATTGCCCTTAAAAGCCTTGTATAAATTCATAACNNNNNNNNNNNNNNNNNNNNNNNNNNNTCTAATCTACTTTTTGCCTTGTTGcaatatcattagaattatttcaTTGTGACTATGACTAGAGcaaaacaataaccaaaaaatCAAGCAATATAATTTTCTACACCATCTACTTAGTCACAAAGTGCAAAGGGATTCTGGGACCAACTAGGGGTAACTGTAGGTTGTAAGGAAGACAGAGGAAGTTTTGGTTTTAACCTGAGTTAGCTAGAGGTCTGCAATAGACAATCCAATCCATTCAACAACTGATCACTGCAAATCTTTTGTTTCAAGCCTTAGATACAAAACCCAAGTAGTGTATCTTGGACATTACATAGGCAATACCTGTATGAAAATGACAGTAATTAGCAAAAAGCCCANNNNNNNNNNNNNNNNNNNNNNNNNNNNCTGTTTTGACATTTTGGTTTGCCAACATTTCCAGTGATATTGGTAATGGAGTGGACATCCACTGGCTTTAAGTGAAAGGAATAGGTAGCAGGTCAATGGGGTATCTAGTGCAGACCTCTAGAATGTACGGAGGCAGGATCCCTAATGCACACGTAGTATCCAATCGGTTCTCCACGGCCCTCCCCTGCGACCAGACGGAGCGATGCTTGTGAAGACCTCCTGGTGCCTGTGGGAGAACATTGTGAGGTCAGGGNNNNNNNNNNNNNNNNNNNNNNNNNNNNNNNGtgaaattaatataaagaaagaaactgaTGANNNNNNNNNNNNNNNNNNNNNNNNNNNNNNNTACGAAGTAAAAAATTCTATAGATTTAAAATNNNNNNNNNNNNNNNNNNNNNNNNNNNNNNNNNNNNNNNNNNNNNNNNNNNNNNNNNNNNNNNNNNNNNNNNNNNNNNNNNNNNNNNNNNNNNNNNNNNNNNNNNNNNNNNNNNNNNNNNNNNNNNNNNNNNNNNNNNNNNNNNNNNNNNNNNNNNNNNNNNNNNNNNNNNNNNNNNNNNNNNNNNNNNNNNNNNNNNNNNNNNNNNNNNNNNNNNNNNNNNNNNNNNNNNNNNNNNNNNNNNNNNNNNNNNNNNNNNNNNNNNNNNNNNNNNNNNNNNNNNNNNNNNNNNNNNNNNNNNNNNNNNNNNNNNNNNNNNNNNNNNNNNNNNNNNNNNNNNNNNNNNNNNNNNNNNNNNNNNNNNNNNNNNNNNNNNNNNNNNNNNNNNNNNNNNNNNNNNNNNNNNNNNNNNNNNNNNNNNNNNNNNNNNNNNNNNNNNNNNNNNNNNNNNNNNNNNNACATTAAACATTCTGATGTGCAACAAAGACAGattaacaaacacatatacacaagataATTAAACAagaatcataaaagtaataaaatagatatgaaaCAATGCAGAAATGccattcaaaacaaacaaataagctgTACAAAAAAGTGAAATCAATAAGAGAATACAATTTCAGAATAAGAcaacaaagaaaatttaaataacaaaaaaaaaagataagaggaaAAATAGGCACTGAACACTGACCTCTTTGTTTCAACAGCAACAAagatctgttatcattatctacatcTGAATGAACATCTATTCAGTACGTATGATATCTACCATTATGCGGGGAATCTATTTGCATCTATTCAGTATAGTACATATGAAATCTAccattatgtgaatatatatttacagtcgCTGATAACAGggtatatcaaacatatattctAACAAGCTAAAGGACAGtatcaatttctatttttttttagtctgcaTTTTCCTATGGACATACGATTATTGAACCTATCTccaataattatagttattcatagaacatttaaaatttaatctaGAATTaccttttcatgattaatacaaaaaataattacctCAGATACGTAGCACTTAGAAGTATGAGAATTAAATGCATGCCCATTTCAGTAAACCAAATGAAATAACCCTGGATAGACCTAGATACANNNNNNNNNNNNNNNNNNNNNNNNNNNNNNNNNNNNNNNNNNNNNNNNNNNNNNNNNNNNNNNNNNNNNNNNNNNNNNNatgaatggaaaaaatgtataattgaaTTTCAGACATGCTTCTTTTACCTGAGTTTTGGATTACTGTATTAACACTATCATGACCTCCATAATAACAGAATAGAcataagagagagactgagagagaaaaaaatccagcaGCTTCAACCTTACAGTTATGCAAGATCTCAGAAATCACATAGCACTgataaattaagagagaaaacaagTAGAAGAAATACAGgagaataaaaatcaacaacagataaaagatggaaagaagtggggaaaaaagaaaaagggtggaaaagTGTTTACCAACCTGGACGATGGGGATGGAGGGAGCTGTAGGAAGGTCTTCGGGATGAGGATGCGGATTTGGTAGAGCGCAGGGAATGGTGTCTATCCCTGGCCGGGCTACTGCTGGTGGAGGCATTGGCGGCCAGGGCAAAGGCTGCGTATGTTTCTGGTGGAGAAAGTTTGCTCTGTCTACAACATATTCTTATAACCACACTAGTTTCACTACTTTGGTCTATCATCCATTAAAaagatgatgggaaaaaaaaaaatttgcgtaaGTTACCAAGTAGTGCAAACTGCTCAAAAAGTTAAAATTGGTTAGTTAAAATAGGTAAAGATGATATGGCTAAAATAAACTGATATACTATTGTCAcaactaacaataaaaattacataatgaaGAACTGAAAATCAAAACTTCAAAAATGACTTCTAAAAGAAGTTTATGACAGTTACATATGACATAAAAGATGTGTAAGTGAAGACAAATTGCCCCAAAATATGAGGCAAAGTTTCAATTCAACCACTTCACACACTTCACAGTCACTTTCTGTTCAGCagttatttcctttttgttttcatttcttataatgtatataaatcaatTAATCTTCCAGTTTTCTATGTTCTAACCCAGCCATGTCTAGGTCTATGAGATACAAAGTAATGTTATTGTCTATGCTGTAATCTAATGTAAATAAGCTACAGTTGAAGTAGTGTTAATAACAAGACAAGAAATGTATAATAATTCAATCTATCTGGAGGTGAGAAGGAAATTATAAAGTACTAACGTGCCCTCTTATATTCTAATAAATCTTACTAATTTAGCTTAATTGTCACTCCAAGCACTGATATTATTTACACAGGGGTGCTACTTATAGGTCgcttttatactatttatatttatgtatatatgtggatctAAATATGGTGCTACAGCAACGATACAGGTGTTTCAGTATTACTAAACTTGCTGCTATACctacttctcctttttcctctctgaaCTCTTATGCTAGAATTTTTCTGTAGTACAGACTACCTATTGGTGACTATACGTCTAATAAATCATTTTGTTAATGCATTCAATTTTTACTCTAGCATACCGAAAAACAATGGGAATCTAAATCTTATGGAAAATCTATAAGTCAAAAGGAAATACGTAAGACCATACGACGAGGGACTAATAGTGAAAACGTTAAGGAGATCGAAAATCCGCAAATTATCGAAAATATGAAAATCTAAGAAGACCAAAAATAGCCTTCTGGTGTCAAAATACATTTGGGAGAGCATGGCACAATNNNNNNNNNNNNNNNNNNNNNNNNNACGCATGCGGGCGGGAGGGCACGTGTACCGCGAGAGTTCTGCTGCAGGGAGGGTGTAGATCGGACCCCTCTGGCAGGTGACCCTTGGACCACCCCATGAGATGCCCCTGGGTTCTCAGGGATCACCCTCAGAGGTTGGAGGGAGGGCCGCTGTTGGGGGGAACCACTGTGGGGGCCCAAGGTGGAGGCACGACGCTGGGGGTAACTCTGACGTCGGGCGTACACTTTGTGACCATGTGCATTAGCACACGCACGACGCTCACCTTCACGGCTTAGCTGACCTGAGACCCAACTTTACTTGTTGTGGCACACAACCTTCGACTCGTTATTCTACAGTGAGGGTGCAGATTATCTGAAGGTGACCTCAAAGTTGTATCAATCTATTATGCCAGGAAAGGTTTACATTGCTTTGGATATTTAGTACAGTTATGCATAATTCAATTCAACTatttcaaaaaaaggggcaaaaaatctCATCACAAGAATGTAAGAGGTCCATCTAATGTTTCTACATACCATGTAAAAGTACTTCCAGTCCTGTGTAAGATTTTGTGTTAAATATACACATGATGAGCGTGAAAAAACGTTTTAGTCTACAATCTGTATCAAAAGATACAACAGAGAAAACAACTGGTGACTCAGAGCCCGGCTACTGCTCTCCTACATCTTCCCTAAAGAGTCTACCAAGTCCATGGTAtccaaaaaatgtataataaaccaACTCTACCTTCTGCAATAAAAAAGCTATGGATGTTCTACATAAGTAATAGAGGTACAGTTTTTCATAACAGCTCACCAAGTATCCTATCGAAAGCAATATAAATTCATAATGTGTCAAGTATGTGTCCCAATATCAAACATCAAAGTGTTCCCTTCTGTAATGTATTTATTTCCAGTGATGTCAATAAATATGCAATCTGCCTTGTATATCACACAGTAAATTTGCTTCACCAGGGTTCCTGAAGGAGCAGTTGCTGGGGACACAACGGCACTCACCAGAGACCGTGAGGGGTGGGTTAATACGGGCGTCTGCATAACGACGAGGGCGAACAAAGCGGGCACGGGCGAAGATCTTGAGCACAAGACAGATGAGGGCAGACAACACGGACATGCCTAGACCCAGACCCAGTAGTGTGGGGACGTCTGCCTTCAGGGCTTCTAAGCCTGCCGGAGGGCACCAAGACAGTCAAAGGCGAGACAGCAACTATTGGAACAGTACAGAAACTACTATATACATGGGAGGGTGTGAGACACACTACAACTAGGAGAAGTTTGGAGATCTGAAAAAAGCCTGAATGGGTNNNNNNNNNNNNNNNNNNNNNNNNNNNNNNNNNNNNGGTGGGGCTACTAATAATCCACAGATACATCTAGAGACACTAAAGATAATGAAGGTATATAATGTAGGAATGGAAAGAATTAATAACACACTAAAATAAATTCTCACTACATTATTAAGTGAACACTTACACTAACTCTACTGGAGGTATACATAAGGCTGTCCAGTTAGCCCATCGACACACAATACAGTAAGTATTGGAGATATGGTATGCTTTCTGGGGATTTTGCTAGCACCATATTGGCCATCCAGTCAGAGCAAAGTAAAATACCTTCACTCTTGCAACCTCAAAATCTGTAATTCTTAAGAATTATAATTCTTTCGTCTCTAAATTATGAACTTGGTTATCATTTCCTTTAGCTGGGAATAAAGAAAACACTGGAAAGgaaagatttttaatatataatataactctacAGAATTCTGACTAGTAACTTATCATTTGCTCAAGTATTTTGCAGGACCTTTAACAGTCATTATAAATGtttgacttttcttttttgttcttctttcctatttttttctctcttttgcttacaaacatacagacagataaacacactgACTGCCATAGAGATGNNNNNNNNNNNNNNNNNNNNNNNNNNNNNNNNNNNNNNNNNNNNNNNNNNN from Penaeus monodon isolate SGIC_2016 chromosome 21, NSTDA_Pmon_1, whole genome shotgun sequence carries:
- the LOC119586172 gene encoding uncharacterized protein LOC119586172 isoform X4 (The sequence of the model RefSeq protein was modified relative to this genomic sequence to represent the inferred CDS: added 83 bases not found in genome assembly), with translation MPTFLLLLLGLTAGCVRTQDSSEGVPAVVAAPLKGTGGFGDPCVDSCNPDTHTICDNKTKTCKCDRHHPVPINGEYCVKPALLGKPCIHEDQCQYHDVHTICIEYDVNYTECKCRDKYEVKVIEGLPISDLCFPSLEALKADVPTLLGLGLGMSVLSALICLVLKIFARARFVRPRRYADARINPPLTVSGQLSREGERRACANAHGHKVYARRQSYPQRRASTLGPHSGSPQQRPSLQPLRVIPENPGASHGVVQGSPARGVRSTPSLQQNSRETYAAFALAANASTSSSPARDRHHSLRSTKSASSSRRPSYSSLHPHRPGGSRRPSQASTASSSGDLREGRVHHYLYMRPNYSLTSEATTTTGTSDSSPRTPKSTEQLLAVYHSVPETLPVELKTNHLQLDKNLSEKKVVHFRKSRSLHSVLEMGGVGTSHTTSTLGTSSDDVFQEEDEEEEEEEEQQQKAEEEGKARLIV
- the LOC119586172 gene encoding uncharacterized protein LOC119586172 isoform X1 (The sequence of the model RefSeq protein was modified relative to this genomic sequence to represent the inferred CDS: added 83 bases not found in genome assembly), which codes for MPTFLLLLLGLTAGCVRTQDSSEGVPAVVAAPLKGTGGFGDPCVDSCNPDTHTICDNKTKTCKCDRHHPVPINGEYCVKPALLGKPCIHEDQCQYHDVHTICIEYDVNYTECKCRDKYEVKVIEGLPISDLCFPSLEALKADVPTLLGLGLGMSVLSALICLVLKIFARARFVRPRRYADARINPPLTVSGQLSREGERRACANAHGHKVYARRQSYPQRRASTLGPHSGSPQQRPSLQPLRVIPENPGASHGVVQGSPARGVRSTPSLQQNSRETYAAFALAANASTSSSPARDRHHSLRSTKSASSSRRPSYSSLHPHRPGTRRSSQASLRLVAGEGRGEPIGYYVCIRDPASVHSRGGSRRPSQASTASSSGDLREGRVHHYLYMRPNYSLTSEATTTTGTSDSSPRTPKSTEQLLAVYHSVPETLPVELKTNHLQLDKNLSEKKVVHFRKSRSLHSVLEMGGVGTSHTTSTLGTSSDDVFQEEDEEEEEEEEQQQKAEEEGKARLIV
- the LOC119586172 gene encoding uncharacterized protein LOC119586172 isoform X3 (The sequence of the model RefSeq protein was modified relative to this genomic sequence to represent the inferred CDS: added 83 bases not found in genome assembly); its protein translation is MPTFLLLLLGLTAGCVRTQDSSEGVPAVVAAPLKGTGGFGDPCVDSCNPDTHTICDNKTKTCKCDRHHPVPINGEYCVKPALLGKPCIHEDQCQYHDVHTICIEYDVNYTECKCRDKYEVKVIEGLPISDLCFPSLEALKADVPTLLGLGLGMSVLSALICLVLKIFARARFVRPRRYADARINPPLTVSGQLSREGERRACANAHGHKVYARRQSYPQRRASTLGPHSGSPQQRPSLQPLRVIPENPGASHGVVQGSPARGVRSTPSLQQNSRETYAAFALAANASTSSSPARDRHHSLRSTKSASSSRRPSYSSLHPHRPGTRRSSQASLRLVAGEGRGEPIGYYVCIRDPASVHSRGGSRRPSQASTASSSGDLREGRVHHYLYMRPNYSLTSEATTTTGTSDSSPRTPKSTEQLLAVYHSVPEHSVLEMGGVGTSHTTSTLGTSSDDVFQEEDEEEEEEEEQQQKAEEEGKARLIV
- the LOC119586172 gene encoding uncharacterized protein LOC119586172 isoform X2 (The sequence of the model RefSeq protein was modified relative to this genomic sequence to represent the inferred CDS: added 83 bases not found in genome assembly) yields the protein MPTFLLLLLGLTAGCVRTQDSSEGVPAVVAAPLKGTGGFGDPCVDSCNPDTHTICDNKTKTCKCDRHHPVPINGEYCVKPALLGKPCIHEDQCQYHDVHTICIEYDVNYTECKCRDKYEVKVIEGLPISDLCFPSLEALKADVPTLLGLGLGMSVLSALICLVLKIFARARFVRPRRYADARINPPLTVSGQLSREGERRACANAHGHKVYARRQSYPQRRASTLGPHSGSPQQRPSLQPLRVIPENPGASHGVVQGSPARGVRSTPSLQQNSRETYAAFALAANASTSSSPARDRHHSLRSTKSASSSRRPSYSSLHPHRPGTRRSSQASLRLVAGEGRGEPIGYYVCIRDPASVHSRGGSRRPSQASTASSSGDLREGRVHHYLYMRPNYSLTSEATTTTGTSDSSPRTPKSTEQLLAVYHSVPEVVHFRKSRSLHSVLEMGGVGTSHTTSTLGTSSDDVFQEEDEEEEEEEEQQQKAEEEGKARLIV